In Miscanthus floridulus cultivar M001 chromosome 8, ASM1932011v1, whole genome shotgun sequence, the sequence attggtccttcctgctgaaagagatttcgcggtgagaccacggagggagccgcggatcggcgaggaggttatcggcgttggccacgttcaagcaagcacgggcgagcagcttgcgttcccgtttggtctcgatggacactttgcctccaatgatagtgtgcacgcgatcggttggcttgatgtacttgtgacgagggtctgcatcgtcatcgtcgttatcctcgttgcgttgttcccctgcattgttaggcttgtcggatgtatccagagcctgttgacgtgtatagatagacttgagaacacagCAATTcttcatggtatggtttgacttaggatggagctggcagggccccttcaatgctttggcgtagtcgtcttcataattacgacgtccgccaccctttttaacggtattgatcTCGCCGTCaccttcccgagcacgcttgctcctgtaatcgtcacggcggttatgccgctgattacgttggtcgcggtggtcgtgggagtcattgcgctggttgcggtggtcaaaactGTCGCTCcaaccacccttgctcaaatgtgccaaccaccaagtgtatcaccttgtgcacgtgtgttagcatgttttcacaaacattttcaagggtgttggcactccactagatcctaaatgcatatgcaatgagttagagcatctagtggtagtttgataactgtattttcgatacaagtttcacccctcttaatagtacggctagcaatcctaaatgtgatcacactcgctaagtgtctcgatcaccaaaacaaaatggctcctaccacttatacctttgccttgagccttttatttttctatcctcttttctaagtccaagcacttgatcatcatgtccATACCATCAtcacatcatgatcttcatttgctccatcacttgaaattatgctacctatctcataatcactagagCACATAGGTTAGCACatggggtttcatcaatttattgaaaccaaactagagccttcaatctccccctttttggtaattgatgataaccctttcacaaagatatgaattgaaattcaattgaatctatgttgcttgcccaagcatatttaccatgtgtaaaaggatatggacaagtttcatgaaccccaaatggtagcattggctccccctacatatgtgctaagagtttggattgaagcttgcacatatgcatgaattggaaatgtgggagggcaatgtctaccaaatgatgctaaggtataatagatggacctttgaagcgtgataccaatccgagtgcaccattataccatccttagcaccattggtaaCTAGACATACGCAAAAACTaaaataccccgtgagatcaatattagaagtaagggtctagttttcacaatatAAACACAAGTGTAGTTActaaacctatgcatgctagttttttcatttcatcattcaagcctacaactagcatacaccacacaagtaaggatattgaaatttaaaacttatgccatgcaagcaaacatatgaaaatgcacattcaaatacaccaatcaagtttataagcttgctccccctacttgtgtgctcaaattttaattgatccccttactttcatatttctccccctatgccaacctttcactatctttgtgcattacttcttcccctttgtcatcaatgactacaaaggttcaattttagatagattaagattatcaatgtcaatcaatggggtgagggtcatttttcctaaatttggttgaatctagaatacttgccaaatatatttaactcggtttgatccaagtacAAGCTTcctcacacctcatttcaagggttatcttgtaccatgttgagttaaaacttatagcttattttctagatcaaacactaggttcacaagcctacaaacatgtcatatactaccactagatcaagtcaagcgtagaagcaatagtggtaccatataagcatcaaatttatttgattttcacaAATGAGCCTATAAtatatgaggaatgactagatgcactaatcatgtccttagcaaaggatgtattcatgccaattaacttttaccttgaattgctcgaatgagaggcatgtcatataagtggggggtgcatcaacacatatttgagaaatccaatatattcaactcattccttagcttataaaaccttttctcatccaatggcttggtgaatatgtcggcaagttgatcttcggtaccCACACTCAATGCAAATattccctttttgttgatgatctcttatgaaatagtggcgacatcaatgtgctttgttcttgcatgttgaaccggattattggtgagcttgattgcactctcattgtcacatagcaatagcacttttttttaacttgattccaaagtcattcaaggtggccttcattcaaagtatttgtgtacaacaactaccggtggatatgtattcggcttcggcgattgataatgcaacactattttgcttctttgatgacaaagaaacaagtgatcttcctaataattgacatgtgcccgaggtgctcttcctttcaacctggcatcccgcataatccgagtcggaatgacccactagctcaaactttgctcctttgggataccacaaactaacattttgtgtatattttaagtacctcaatattctctttgtagtcttcaaatgactttcttttggtgaggcttaaaatcttgcacacatgcacacactaaacatgacattcggccttgatgcggtcacatagagtaggcttatAATCAAAGACCgaaacaacttttgatccaccatgttgccacttgcgtCACTATCCAAATTTTCATTTGTTCACATTGGTGTActtatggctttactatcactcatgccaaacttcttgagcatgtctttgatgtacttgtctggactcacaaatgtactattcttgaattgcttgatttgaagaccaaggaagtaactcaactctccaatgatgaacatctcaaactcattagccatcatcttcccaaactcttcataaaagtcttgatttgctgatccaaatatgatgccatcaacatatatttgcaacacaaacaagttcttgtcaatcttcttggtgaaaatagTGGTGTCAGCCttcccattatgaaccctttagagagtaaaaaatccctcaacctctcatatcatgctctaggcgcttgcttcaagccacacagtgctttcttcaacttgtacatatggtcggacttcttgtcatcttcaaaaccgggaggttgctcaacatatacttcttcattgatgtagccattgagaaatgcactcttgatatctatttgatagagcttgatgttgtgggcataagcataggctagcaagattctaattacttctaatctagcaaccgaggcatatatTTATCCAAAGTCaataccttcaacttgtgtatagccttgtgctaccaatcttgctttgttccttactaccatcccatcttaatcttgcttgtttctatagacccatttggttccaatcacattgtggttctttggcCTTTCAACtagttcccatacttgatttcttgtgaaattgttcaattcttcatgcattgtattcacccaatcaacatccttcaaccatgtgtaaaaggatatggataagtttcatgaacccaagCATACACTGTAGCAACGGAAATTAGTACCATACTGGAAACTGAAGGAGAGCTGAATCAAGTTAAAAGCCTAGACCTAGGAGGCTGTTAACTCCGGATCGAtccttttgcgcgaagcgaggacgaaagcacaagagagttaattagcaggtgtggttcattcaacgtgtagagtgggTCTTAGCCGTCTTCGCGGGTCTAGACGTTACACCATTGTCTTCATTACTGTAGTTGTGTACGCTGCTATGAAAAGATACCATAAGATCGAACGTTTCAGTAAAACATAAGAAAAATATTGGAATTTGATTAGAGAATGTGACACGAAAGGAACTTTCCACTCTTAATTAGTAGATTTCCTCCAAAATTTCTACGAAACAAGTCATTGCATAAAAAATTTATAGGATTTGAAGGAACCAATCAGGTGTTCCAAAGGGCTTCACGAGAAATTTTCCTATACGATTACACTAAAATTTCTCTAATTTTCCTTTATTCCAAAGAGAACCTTACTAAGAATAGGTGAAACTTCACTAATAAAATATGTGCTGGTACCGTATATTCATGTCTtgtgtttctctctctctctattcgcTTCTAGATCTAaagttgtactccctccgtctcaaattACAAGTCATTCTAATTTTTTGGggagtcaaaacatctcaagtttgatcaaatttatataatagaaTAATAGCAtgtatgataccaaataagtatcattagatgctTCAttgattatattttcatagtatatctatttgatgtcatgAATCTTTTTAATTTTTTCTATAGTTTTGGTTAACTAGAGATCCTTTGACTCTTAAAAAAACcgaaataatttataatttggaacgaaggaacCACGGAGTAATAACAAATAGCTTTTATGCATGATTGATGCAATGGCTAGAAATACTTTTATTATTGCTTTATAAATACAACCCTTGTAGCCCTTTTAACTCCAAGTTAACACCAATTTTACATGCATCTATCTAATGGATCATCTTGGCATCCGTCTAAGTCAGCTCAGCCGTGCTCCATAGAACAAGCGCTTAATCCGCAACATTTTAAGCTTAACTCAATATTGCACCTTATGGATGTACTATTTGTTATGTGATTATGTCCAAACAAGCCTAGGACAATTTGTGTGGTTAAAATTGTGTAATATTTTGTTGCCATGATCTCTCCGAATGGGTCAAAATATTTTGAATGGTACCACCAccacaaacaacaacaacaacaacaatgcctttcacTCCCAAGCAAGTTGGAGTGGCTAGAGTTGAAACTCAACATGAGCCtctagtcacggttcaggcacgtcaatagctactttccaagcactcctatccaaACAAAGATATCTAGATATATCCTAACATTTTAAATCCCTTTTTATTGTCTTTCCCATGTcagcttcggtcttcctctacatcTCCTCAATTATTTTTATTCTTTAGCGCTGAAATAGAGCACATGAACCAGGGACGGAAATGGTCAGTAATGATTTATATACGTAGACAATTCATGCACAGTCGTAATTTTCTCATATTTCAATTTATTAGTTAGCAAGTGCAACACTGTGCTAAgtaaaaaaaataggaaaaacatATTGACACTGTGCTAAgtgaaaaaaaatagaaaaaacataTTGACACTGCTGCAAAACACTGTAAGTCATAAAGCAATTATCACTTTTGTTCTGATAAGCGAAAATTTTCATTTCCATTTCCATCCCTCCAGAATATCGGTCTCGCAGATATTTTAATGATTCAAATGGAAATCTTTTCCATTAATTTATTAAATGAAGGCCTTTCTTCAAAAATATAAATTTTCAAAAAAGATCAACAAGTTGATATGAGTGTAACGTAAATAAAATGTTGCAACTACTGCTGGAATTTCCTACACCTGAAGTCTAtcttgtttttatttttattttatatatgcttCTACACCCAAAATTAAGTTTTCTATCAAAAAAAAAGTTTTCGTGCATCATATGATGACACACAGGTTAATTGGGCTCCCCAAACAATTTGCCTGGATTGAAAACTTGTAGACTTGCCAGCACGCAACAGATGAACAGGTGTCCATATGCTCATGTTCTCTAATGCAAGTCCAACCCTCTCTCCTCTTCTGATCTGAAAAAACAAAGAACAATAATGCTTTCCAAGCTAGAAAAGTCAGCATCTATCTATATTATTAAGAAAAGTGCCTTACCTTAAACCTCGCTTACGCGTCCGTGATCCGCCGTCAGAGGCAACTTAGATCCCAAAACTGCATCATGTTCGtgattaaattaaaaaaaaagagccCCTAATCCCCAATCAGGAGGCAACATCACATCCTAACAGTGAGGGCATTTCCGTCAATACCACACCTGGCCGGACCTCCCGCTTCCTATAAATTCCCCGTCATCTCAACTTTAGCCACAAAATTCATCCAAAAAAATTtcccaaattaaaaaaaaaacacttgcaGCGGCATCCACCACCGGAGCTCCCATCATCGGCCCCATCCCTCCGTGTCAACCCCCTCCTCAGAAGTTCTATTTGCAGTTCAGCCCCTGGCCGGTCCGCCCGGCCACCGGGAGGAGCCGCTCGCCGGAGGAAGCCCCCCAGTCTCCTTGCCCTGCGGCTGGTTCATGGGGTTTTCGCTGTACCCCATGAAGACGTCCACGCGGTTGCTCTGGAGCACTAGCTTCTTCCGCCATAAGCTCAGCTCCTCCTCCTGCTTCCTCTGAGCCCGCCCCTTCCGATCGCCTCGGCGGCGGCCCGCTGCTGCTGTGTGGTCCTAGCATCCGTTCAAGtttgtgtttgtgtttgtggctcgtgtgtgcgtgtgtgcgcgCGCGTACCGGCGTACGGGTTTCAAGATTGGGTTTTGTCGCGTTCTTGGTGAGAGGAAGGGACTAGGGCGCGGGCAAGAATCAGCATAGCATGGATCCGAGCGCGGTCAGTTTCGACTCCGGCGGCGCgcggcggggcggcggcggcacgcaGATGCTGCTCTTCGGCGGCGGAGGCAGCGCCAACAGCAACGGCTTCTTACGAGGTGCGTCAGTGACTATCCGTGTACCATGGGCCAGTCAGATCTGGATGCGTCTCGTGGTTCTCGAGACGCCGATTGCTTAACCGGTGGTCAATGGTCATGTGGCGCAGGTGTTCCGATGGCGGTCCTGTGCATGGACGACGCGACGCGCGTGGGCAAGCGGCCCTTCTTGACCACACACGAGGAGCTCCTTGAGGAGGAGTACTACGACGAGCAGGCGCCCGAGAAGAAGCGCCGTCTGACGGCGGAGCAGGTGCAGCTGCTGGAGCGGAGCTTCGAGGAAGAGAACAAGCTGGAGCCGGAGCGCAAGACCGAGCTGGCTCGCCGCCTGGGGATGGCGCCACGCCAGGTGGCCGTGTGGTTCCAGAACCGCCGCGCGCGCTGGAAGACCAAGCAGCTCGAGACCGACTATGACCGCCTCAAGGCTGCCTACGACGCGCTCGCCGCCGACCACCAGGGCCTGCTGGCCGACAACGATAGCCTCCGGGCACAGGTAGCTGACTCATCACCTCGCTTCGTCTCCGCGGCTAATCGATTTTTActtgatttcatttcatcggttACCACATGCGTTGTTCAGGCATCTTCGCTCCCCAGTTAGTTAGGTTGGTCGCCGCACTGCTGCCTAGGTGGATCGAATAAATAGGAAATGCCATCTGGATCCTTGAACTTGTTCCTATTGCCAACTTAATGATTTAGCTACAATTTTTGCGAACGGTCCTTAAGCTTCATGTTAACTTTAAATTGGTATTGGTATCATTGGGCATCTTTTCCACTTTATGTTTGTTAATTTGCCTCTCTTCTCTCTGTTAAATAAAGATCATGGTCTGTAGTTCCATGCCATGGTGCGATAAAAAGATTGCAGGTGCGTGCATATCCCTAGGAACTAGAGTTGATGATCATCATTGTTTGGATGTTTTGAAATCCCAGCATGTATGTCAAGTTAGTGTCATCAATGCTATCAACATTACTGAAACATGGGCTTTAAGATGAGCATGCTTAGATAATATAATGACTTTCGACCATACACCCAAAACAACCGAATACTTACATTATCCAGTAGTGTTGCTATCGGTAGTAGCTTCTTTCCAAAGTGTGATTTAATGAGAGAAATAGTCAATTCGTCTTTCTGATGCTTATATGTATGATGTTCCCATTCAAGACATTTATGTCGAGCAATTGTCAATCGGCAATCACAGCCCCTTGTAATGAAGGTTGGTAAGATTATAAGGAGTTTTGAGGGTTTAGCTAGAAAAACGTAGGTCTTGGTGTTCAAATTTTCTGAAGCCCAAGGGCCTCTGTGTGAAAAAGCTGTCTTCTCACGGCAGGTTACTGTTTATAAAATTAAATAATCTAGTACCACTTTTGTCACCTTCAATTTGGCCATAGGTAGTCATCAACAATGACCCACAACTGGATGTATTTTAGCTATTATCCAATTCAACTCTGCAGTGCTTAGGAATCTTGGGTACCTATTGTGCGCCTCCCAAGTCTAAACCCGATAATTTACACTAACCTATACGATGTGAAAGAGTTAATTGCTCTAATCTATGCATCACGCCTTTTGAAATACATATAGTGAATTATTGTTATTTTTTGTCAACTGCTGTAAACAGATTACCAAATACTCAGTCATGTCATGAGCAACAGCAGTCGTCCTTTGTAATTAAATCAAAATAATTGTTTAGTTTAGACTTGAGTGACAATTCTTATAGAGGTGTATCCGTGTATGTGCAAATATTAATTAAAATGAACAGTCTAGCTTAAGATGTCTTTAATACTTAATAGGTCTAAATGTTTGACAATGAACTGGATTTAAATCTCAAACTAATGCTAGATTTTAGGGAAGATGTGCTCTAGTATATGTCTAAAACATGTCAAGATTTAGAAATACAAAGGAAGATAAAGACCTACAATTTAATATTGCAATCATTGCTCTATTCACTGTATTTGTTTTCTCCATACCCTACGAATGAGACTGGTTGGATCTTAAAAATATTCAGATGTAATTAATATGCTTACCTCAATATCTATTATCTGTTTTAGAACTTCTGAAAGTATTGCAACTAATGTTCACAGAATTCACAATCACAACACTTATGCTATCTTCATTAAATGCATCCCTTTTAATAATCTCTTGAAATTTAAATATTCTTCTTCTTAGGTAGAAATGCCAAATAGATGGGGATCAGTTAGACCAATGGTTATATTGTTGTAGTTTTTACTTAGATCAGATTGTACTGATTAGCTTGCATGTATAGCCCATACCATTTCTGATGAAAAATACTACTGGAAAATAGGGATACTACTAAATTGTTTGCTGGCTAGAAATAGTTAAAATATCCAATTTGACTGAACATGACACTTGATTTTTTTTGTTGACCGACTGAGAATCACTAAGGCCTTTTCAAGGATAATAGTTCAATGTGTTTTTAAAGCTATCTGGGGATGGCTGATCCATGTTTCTAGGTTGTGTTACTGAAAGATTGCTTAGACTATTTTGTAGAGGGAATATATACATAATCACTAGGAGTTTGCAGTTTAATCATGTTTGAAGGAAAATACTAATATTGGCACAGTGAAATCTGCACAAATTACATGTTAGATGTCATTAACATCTTTCATAAGGCCTCTTAAGACAGTACCACAGTTTATCAATCATACCATTGCTGTTTTATTTAAGTATCTGATTGTCACACGCTGTGTCAAATGTAAACTTATATGAAAAATGATACACCCAGAGGTCGCATGTGCTGATGGTCCCCTTTATCAGATCAGATCACAATGCCAGCTGAATAGTAATGTTTCAATGACTACGATCGACACAATTAACAATGTGTGGTACAGGTGATCTCCCTAACGGAGAAGCTGCAAGGCAAGGAGACATCCCCGTCGGCGACCACTGCTGCCCAAGAGGTCGACCAGCCAGACGAACACACCTCTGTGTCAGGCACTGAGAAACTGCTGGCGCAGCAGCTCAAGGACGACCTCCACAGCAGCGGTGACTGCACTGGCCATGGTGCCCTCTCTTCGGAGGAAGAGGATGGTGGTGTGGTCAGCAACGAGGGCTGCAGCTTTGATCTCCCGGATGCCATGTTCGCTGCAGGGGTCACCCACCATGGCGCCGAGGAGGCGCAGCTGGCCAACTGGACATCCTGGTTCTGGAACTGATCagtgatggatggatggatggatggatggatggatgcatCAAGTGCAAAGAGCAAATCCTCCCCTGGTTAAGACCCTTTTCTGCACCATATAATTACTGTGTTGGTTATGTGCCGCCATCAGATGTTTTCAAGTAATGAAACAGTACTGATGTTGTAATTTTATGTTTTTGAAGATATGTTCATATATAATAATATGCTTTGAACATGAGACTCGAAAAGTTGAAATAAGTGGACGTGGAGACCTGTTGTGCACTAGCAGCCCGCATGAGTTTTATGCTGCTTTAGACATGAAAATGTATATCCAACTTGGGCCTGTGAATAAGATGATGAAAGTATATCCAACCACTGCCCTTAGATTTGGTGTATATAACTGTTTTATACTACCAAAAAAAAAGGTTTAACTAGCCTCTATATGCTATTGAGTGTTacagaaatttaaaaaaaaaaactggaattttttttatttgacacTGAAAGGTGATGGTACCTCTCATGCCATCAGATAACTGTTTTCATGACAAAGCGAAGGAAAAAGAAATAATGTGGGCCCTGTTCGGCTAGAGGAATTTggatgaaaaacactgttctggatgaaatgttgtgagagaaaaacactgttccggatgaaaaaagaagcggatcaagccgaatTTAAGGCCAGGCGAACGGAGCCATGGTGGACCATGCGTTTTCTGGAGGCCGGCCGGGATTTTTTTTCCAGAGAGAACGGTCTTAATTGGGAACGTGAATTGTGGTgttgttttttttagaaaaaaatgcaACTCATTGAGCCAAAACAAAAGACAACATGCTAATGGCATGTTTGGCATAACTTGTGGCTCTAACTTTTTCTACACTTGTAATTGTATCTGCATTGTTCATACTTCATAGGAactgtttttctctctcctatTAAAATGAAAGCCAGAAAAAGAACCATAACTCGACATCAAGTTTGACATTATGACCACTATATGCAAACACTCAACATTCACGTCAATGTCGTAACTGGGAATTGGTAGCCCAGGTTCGATCCATATGAGCAGTCGAAGTTTGATTCTGCTGTGATGGATGATGGAGATGAAAGCAACAAAACCCTGCCATCCTGACTTTGGGAGTGGATGGATACTGGATAGACATAGAGGAGATGACAGCGTTCACTCTATTTTGTCGCAATGCATGGGGAATAAGGTGTCGCTGCAGTTGAATCAGTCGAAACCAGCCGAGTCAGCCTGTTCGCTGCAGTTGAATCAGCCGAAACCAGCCGAGTCAACCGAAACCAGAGGGCATGTTCGCTTAAACTACTTTTCAGCCGAGTCAGCATATTTCAGCTTATTCTtcctcacagaacactattaaaTTAGACGAAACCAGCCGGCTTATATATCGGCCCAACAGTTGATTGATGTCTCCTGAGCAGCCTTCGTCAAACTTCTGGTAAATACAGTACCAAATCTGCTTCGAGCTTCGTTACTCATAGTACTTACAATTTCAAATCAGCATAATAAACAAAATAACTCTACTGTAGAACACGTGGATACGAATCACAAAGCGCGCAAAATAAGGGGGAAAAATTGCAGCTACGCAAGCAAAAGGAGAATTTCATACTCCATATTTGGGCCGGACCAGCCTTCTTTGCCAGCCTCAACCGAAATATTGGGCTGGGCCATTCTTGCTGGTGCTTAGCTCTGCGCTCCGACCACGCAACTCGCGCATCGCTAGCAACTATAGATGGCCATCGGGCTGTGCCGGCCCGACGCGGCGTCGTGCCTCACCGGGCCACCGTGCCGGCCGTGCCGTGCCTATGGCGTGCTCGTGCCTGGCCTCCGGCCCAAGGCACGGCCCGTGGGCCGTTTGGCCATGCCGTGCCGTCCGTTGGGCACGACCATTTTCATCGGGCCGTGCCGACCCATAGCCTGGCTGCAAAAATAATTAAGTCTTTAAGActtgatcattttcaacatgaTTTTACCACCAGATTCACAACTCAGAGATTCAAAACCACCAGATTCACATCAGATTCACATCAGATTCAAAACTCATATTCTCAGAATTCTAAACCACAGGATTCACATTTCACAATCACAATTCAAACTCACAAGACACAAGTCTCAAACTCACAACTCAGAACACAAGGACAAGGGACAAAAGACAAGATTATATCATTATATGAATATGAGCTGTTTTGTGCAATGCTGTCTCATTAAAaatctttctaggtaaaactcacccttgtgagaaaccctagaaaggaaaaaagagtacagCCAGCTCTAAAGTGTCAAAGTCTTAGTTCTTCTATCCTATTATAATAGCCAATATCAGTGGCAAAGTCATTGTGACAATGTGACTTAGTGAGTTCATAGTAGCAAAAGTTCTATCCTATTACAATAGCCAACTGCCAACATCAGTGGCAACATTCATAGTGACTCACTGTCTCACTCTGTCACACCAAAAGTACCTGCAAAATTGTACAGAAGCAATCAATGTTAGTGAACTTGAATGTAAAGAAGCAATATGGAAGTTTCAGTTGAGTGAGTGActacctctcctcttctcttcttcttcttctatccacCACCAGCAGTACCGTCGGTGCCGCTGCCTTCGCCTTGTTCATCGAGGAAGAGGTTCTTGAATGCCTCCTCCAGGTCTAGGTCCTCAGGTGTATGTTGTTCCCTTCTTGCACCATGCTCCCAGTCCTTGATGCAGGTGAGCATCTCCACATGCTCAGGCAACAAGCGTCGCCGCCGGT encodes:
- the LOC136477207 gene encoding homeobox-leucine zipper protein HOX5-like, whose translation is MDPSAVSFDSGGARRGGGGTQMLLFGGGGSANSNGFLRGVPMAVLCMDDATRVGKRPFLTTHEELLEEEYYDEQAPEKKRRLTAEQVQLLERSFEEENKLEPERKTELARRLGMAPRQVAVWFQNRRARWKTKQLETDYDRLKAAYDALAADHQGLLADNDSLRAQVISLTEKLQGKETSPSATTAAQEVDQPDEHTSVSGTEKLLAQQLKDDLHSSGDCTGHGALSSEEEDGGVVSNEGCSFDLPDAMFAAGVTHHGAEEAQLANWTSWFWN